From the Cryptomeria japonica chromosome 2, Sugi_1.0, whole genome shotgun sequence genome, one window contains:
- the LOC131075342 gene encoding uncharacterized protein LOC131075342 produces MDKRRQICLYLGVSIGAHGQDLYLGVSIGAHKFGRTKDKRCGGESMDKRRQICLYLGVSIGAHGQYLYLGVSIGAQSVFAWQGKDTKLMVLECRGMSCILRPVGVRGTGKTKSWLLSSFSLLSFPGSSHSSNPHNTSLLLLHKSTHAIKVTWLAPVPIFFSSVINNAVMFSWRARLPGLLGFTCEPSSSVV; encoded by the exons ATGGACAAAAGACGGCAGATTTGTTTATATCTAGGGGTTTCCATTGGAGCTCATGGACAAGATTTATATCTAGGGGTTTCCATTGGAGCTCATAAATTTGGGAGAACAAAAGACAAAAGGTGCGGCGGAGAATCCATGGACAAAAGACGGCAGATTTGTTTATATCTAGGGGTTTCCATTGGAGCTCATGGACAATATTTATATCTAGGGGTTTCCATTGGAGCTCAGTCAGTTTTTGCGTGGCAAGGAAAGGACACGAAATTAATGGTGTTGGAGTGTAGAGGGATGTCCTGTATTCTGAGGCCTGTTGGAGTGAGAGGAACGGGCAAAACTAAGTCATGGCTTCTTTCATCTTTCTCCTTGCTTAGTTTTCCCGGCTCCTCCCATTCCTCTAATCCTCACAACACATCCCTTCTCCTCCTCCACAAGTCTACACACGCTATCAAG GTCACCTGGCTTGCACCAGTTCCTATCTTCTTCTCTAGTGTGATCAACAATGCTGTAATGTTTTCTTGGAGAGCCAGACTGCCAGGGCTTCTTG GTTTCACTTGCGAACCCAGCAGTTCTGTGGTCTAA